Proteins encoded by one window of Aulosira sp. FACHB-615:
- the map gene encoding type I methionyl aminopeptidase, whose amino-acid sequence MNIFSNLLSQPVKVTPSPKQRRGIEIKSPREVEIMRQSAKIVATVLKEISELVKPGMTTADLDAYAEKRIREMDATPSFKGYHGFKGSICASINNEVVHGIPSPKKVIRTGDVLKVDTGAYYQGFHGDSCITIAVEEVTPEAARLIRVAEEALYKGIEQVKAGAYLLDLAGAIEDHVKANGYSVVEEFTGHGVGRNLHEEPSVFNFRTREMPNVKLRAGMTLAIEPILNAGSKHTRTLADRWTAVTVDNSLSAQFEHTVLVTETGYEILTDRTKV is encoded by the coding sequence ATGAACATATTTAGCAACTTGCTTTCTCAACCAGTTAAAGTCACACCGTCACCAAAACAGCGTCGGGGAATTGAAATCAAATCGCCGCGTGAAGTGGAAATTATGCGGCAATCTGCGAAAATTGTCGCAACGGTGTTGAAAGAAATTTCTGAATTGGTCAAACCAGGAATGACAACAGCCGACTTGGATGCTTACGCGGAAAAACGCATCCGGGAAATGGACGCAACACCGAGTTTCAAAGGATACCACGGTTTTAAAGGCTCTATTTGTGCCAGTATCAACAATGAAGTAGTACATGGTATTCCTAGTCCTAAAAAAGTTATTCGTACTGGGGATGTATTAAAAGTAGATACGGGTGCTTATTACCAAGGTTTTCACGGCGATTCTTGCATTACAATTGCTGTGGAGGAAGTCACTCCAGAAGCCGCTAGATTGATTCGTGTAGCTGAGGAAGCTTTATACAAAGGTATAGAACAAGTGAAAGCAGGTGCATATCTGCTTGACTTAGCTGGAGCTATAGAAGACCATGTAAAAGCCAATGGTTACAGTGTGGTAGAAGAATTCACTGGACATGGTGTTGGTCGGAATTTGCACGAAGAACCATCAGTATTTAACTTCCGCACCAGAGAAATGCCAAATGTAAAATTGCGTGCGGGAATGACTTTGGCAATTGAACCAATTTTAAATGCAGGTTCTAAACATACACGCACTTTAGCCGACCGTTGGACTGCGGTAACGGTAGATAATTCTCTATCGGCACAGTTTGAGCATACGGTGTTGGTGACGGAAACTGGGTATGAAATTTTGACCGATCGCACTAAAGTATAG
- a CDS encoding gamma carbonic anhydrase family protein — protein MSTASYWPSPDFSPAAFVADNAVVIGAVTIQAGASIWYGAVVRADVERIEIGECTNIQDGAILHGDPGLPTILEDHVTVGHRAVIHSAHIERGCLIGIGAVVLDGVRVGAGSIIGAGAVVTKNVPPLSLVVGVPGKVLRQISATEAAELIEHAERYKKLALVHAGKGSDLGFEAG, from the coding sequence GTGTCTACCGCTTCTTACTGGCCATCTCCTGATTTTTCTCCAGCAGCCTTCGTTGCAGACAACGCTGTGGTGATTGGTGCTGTAACAATCCAAGCCGGAGCCAGTATTTGGTATGGAGCAGTAGTCAGGGCAGATGTAGAGCGGATTGAGATTGGTGAATGCACCAATATCCAAGATGGAGCCATTCTGCACGGTGATCCTGGTTTGCCCACTATTTTAGAAGATCATGTGACTGTCGGACATCGCGCTGTGATACATTCTGCCCATATTGAGCGCGGCTGTTTAATTGGCATTGGGGCAGTAGTCTTAGATGGAGTCAGAGTAGGCGCTGGCAGTATTATCGGCGCAGGCGCAGTTGTGACCAAAAATGTACCGCCTTTATCTTTAGTTGTCGGCGTTCCTGGCAAAGTGTTGCGTCAAATCAGCGCCACCGAAGCCGCCGAACTCATAGAACATGCTGAACGTTACAAAAAGTTAGCCTTGGTTCATGCGGGGAAAGGCAGTGATTTGGGTTTTGAGGCTGGGTGA
- a CDS encoding pitrilysin family protein produces the protein MAPFFIGYRYRWSFLFLSLWIITVFCLSDQPADSKYTAKIKSNNIQTQLIATHINNSKITANVRKTVLENGLTVLTKEVHTAPVVSVQIWYKVGSRYEAPGTNGIAHQLEHMMFKGTKNRPVQFARLFSALGSDSNAFTSYEQTAYYGTVEREKLKALLVLEADRMQNSLIEPEQLATEKRVVISELQGYENSAEYRLNRAVMQALFPNHAYGLPVGGNKADVEKFQVEQVKEYYRKFYTPDNAVLVIVGDFQTSKTLETVKEIFGKLPRRQEAGGESFTQHSALPTPHSPLPTPLILREQGAAAMLQVVYPLPDLHHPDIPALEVMDYILTEGRNSRLYQALVESGLASEVTASVSSLQEAGWYELLVTADDHQDLKKIETVLNRAIANLVKKGVKPEELTRAKMQLEAGVILSNRDITSQAMQLANDEITAGDYRYTDRYLAAVSQVTEVDIVNVAKKYLQPETRVVGLFQPTEQNVTETGKKLNLNQTTENLSAAATPLAVSEIDKYLPPLEETTDVVKKVSHNTSQKNSHLTLPEQFSLANGLKVLLLPDKSTPTVTLNGHIKAGKEFDAEHQAGLASLVADNLMSGTKSKNALNLAKALEERGASLDFTAYREGVRIEGDGLAVDLPILIETLGDAVKNSTFPKKELELNRQQALTDLKQELDDPAEVAKRIFVQSLYPKQHPLHTFPTEKSLKQIKREDVIAFKAKYYRPDTTVLVIVGDFEPTQVRSLIEKSLGDWQVSGQPPTIQYPNVKLPDNLLRVNPVMAGKAQAITFMGNTGINRQDPRYYPALVLNQILGGDTLSSYLGAEVRDRQGLTYGIYSYLQAQKNAGTFWIEMQTSPEDSNKAIASTRKLLQAIHQQGVTANDVETAKNTLISNYKISLADPEELAHTMLMNQVYGMDITEINSFADKIKQVSLAQVNQVARELLHPDKIVVVTAGPAVIADKNHE, from the coding sequence ATGGCTCCGTTTTTTATAGGGTATAGATATCGTTGGTCATTTTTATTTTTAAGTCTGTGGATAATCACAGTATTTTGTTTAAGTGATCAACCTGCTGACAGCAAGTATACGGCTAAAATCAAATCTAACAATATTCAAACACAATTGATTGCAACTCATATAAATAACTCAAAAATTACCGCCAATGTCCGTAAAACAGTATTAGAAAATGGTCTAACTGTTTTAACAAAAGAAGTGCATACCGCACCAGTTGTTAGTGTACAAATTTGGTACAAAGTTGGTTCACGCTATGAAGCACCAGGAACAAACGGGATTGCACATCAACTTGAACACATGATGTTCAAAGGTACAAAAAATCGTCCCGTGCAGTTTGCGAGATTATTTAGTGCTTTAGGTAGCGATTCCAACGCTTTTACAAGTTATGAACAAACAGCTTACTATGGCACTGTAGAACGAGAGAAACTCAAAGCACTGCTAGTTTTAGAAGCAGATAGAATGCAAAATTCTCTGATTGAACCAGAGCAACTAGCAACGGAAAAACGAGTAGTAATTTCAGAACTACAAGGTTACGAAAATAGTGCTGAATATCGCCTCAACCGTGCTGTTATGCAAGCTTTGTTTCCTAATCATGCTTATGGATTACCTGTGGGTGGTAACAAAGCAGATGTTGAGAAATTTCAAGTTGAGCAAGTCAAGGAATATTATCGTAAATTTTACACTCCTGATAATGCTGTATTAGTAATTGTGGGAGATTTTCAAACGAGTAAAACTCTAGAAACTGTTAAAGAAATATTTGGGAAATTGCCGAGGAGGCAGGAGGCAGGGGGAGAATCTTTTACTCAGCACTCAGCACTCCCCACTCCCCACTCCCCACTCCCCACTCCCCTAATCCTACGAGAACAGGGAGCAGCAGCGATGCTGCAAGTGGTTTATCCATTACCTGATTTGCATCACCCAGATATTCCGGCTTTGGAAGTGATGGATTATATTTTGACAGAGGGGAGGAACTCACGACTTTATCAGGCTTTGGTGGAATCTGGTTTAGCCAGTGAAGTGACTGCTTCTGTTTCTAGCTTGCAAGAGGCTGGCTGGTATGAGTTGTTAGTGACAGCAGATGATCATCAAGATTTGAAGAAAATTGAAACAGTACTCAATCGGGCGATCGCTAATTTAGTAAAAAAAGGCGTGAAGCCGGAAGAATTAACCAGGGCAAAAATGCAGTTAGAAGCTGGGGTGATTTTGAGTAATCGGGATATCACCAGCCAAGCAATGCAATTAGCTAACGATGAAATAACTGCTGGTGACTATCGTTATACTGACCGTTATTTAGCGGCTGTTAGTCAAGTCACAGAAGTGGATATTGTCAATGTAGCCAAAAAATATCTCCAACCAGAAACTCGTGTTGTTGGATTATTTCAGCCGACTGAACAAAATGTAACGGAAACGGGTAAAAAATTAAACTTAAATCAAACTACAGAAAATTTATCTGCTGCTGCTACACCTTTAGCTGTGTCAGAAATAGATAAATATTTACCCCCCCTTGAAGAAACAACAGATGTTGTGAAAAAAGTCTCCCACAACACAAGTCAAAAAAATTCTCACCTGACGTTACCAGAGCAATTTAGTTTAGCTAATGGTTTAAAAGTATTACTATTACCTGATAAAAGTACACCCACTGTAACTTTAAACGGTCACATCAAAGCTGGAAAAGAATTTGATGCAGAACATCAAGCAGGATTAGCATCTTTGGTGGCTGATAACTTAATGAGTGGTACAAAAAGCAAAAATGCTTTAAATCTGGCAAAGGCTTTAGAAGAAAGAGGCGCATCGTTGGATTTTACTGCTTATCGTGAAGGTGTCCGAATTGAAGGCGATGGTTTAGCAGTAGACTTACCAATTCTGATTGAGACTTTAGGAGATGCGGTGAAAAACAGTACATTTCCGAAAAAAGAATTGGAATTAAATCGCCAGCAAGCGTTAACTGACTTGAAACAAGAATTGGATGATCCAGCAGAAGTAGCAAAAAGAATTTTTGTCCAATCTCTTTATCCGAAACAACATCCTTTACATACTTTTCCCACAGAAAAGAGTCTGAAACAAATTAAGCGTGAGGATGTAATTGCGTTTAAAGCTAAATATTATCGTCCAGATACAACGGTACTGGTAATAGTAGGAGATTTTGAACCTACCCAAGTGCGATCGCTCATCGAAAAATCATTAGGCGATTGGCAAGTGAGTGGTCAACCACCAACAATCCAATATCCAAATGTAAAATTACCAGATAATCTCTTACGTGTAAACCCGGTGATGGCAGGGAAAGCGCAAGCGATTACTTTTATGGGTAACACAGGTATTAACCGCCAAGACCCCCGCTATTACCCAGCTTTAGTCTTAAATCAAATTTTGGGAGGCGATACATTATCTAGTTATTTAGGTGCAGAAGTGCGCGATCGCCAAGGGTTGACTTATGGTATTTATAGTTACTTGCAAGCGCAGAAAAATGCTGGGACATTTTGGATAGAAATGCAAACTAGTCCTGAAGATAGCAACAAAGCGATCGCGAGTACCCGCAAACTTTTACAAGCAATTCATCAGCAAGGTGTCACAGCCAATGATGTAGAAACAGCTAAAAACACCTTAATTAGTAACTACAAAATTTCCCTCGCTGACCCTGAAGAATTAGCACATACAATGCTGATGAATCAGGTATATGGAATGGACATCACAGAAATAAATTCCTTCGCTGATAAAATCAAACAAGTTTCTCTTGCTCAAGTCAATCAAGTTGCCCGTGAGTTACTCCACCCAGATAAAATTGTAGTGGTGACCGCAGGCCCGGCTGTAATTGCAGATAAAAATCATGAATGA
- a CDS encoding VOC family protein encodes MHHASIRTANIHRAIAFYELLGFSVCERFTTGYTLACWMEGLGGRIELIQIPQPKPAPDAFDDEHYVGYYHLSFDLTAVTPDLPSWLINLKTSFALAAQNQPEQLSPLKILLEPTQQQIGDRIWEVAFIADSDGLPLEFIRALTKLG; translated from the coding sequence ATGCACCACGCCTCTATCCGCACTGCGAATATTCATCGCGCGATCGCATTTTATGAATTGTTGGGGTTTAGCGTATGTGAACGCTTTACTACAGGCTATACTCTGGCTTGTTGGATGGAAGGCTTGGGTGGACGCATTGAACTGATTCAAATTCCCCAGCCAAAACCTGCGCCTGATGCGTTTGATGATGAGCATTATGTGGGATATTATCATTTGTCCTTTGATTTAACAGCAGTCACACCAGATTTACCTAGCTGGTTAATCAACTTAAAAACCAGCTTTGCATTAGCAGCACAAAACCAGCCAGAACAATTATCACCCCTAAAAATCCTGTTAGAACCTACACAACAGCAAATAGGCGATCGCATCTGGGAAGTTGCCTTTATTGCAGACAGTGATGGTTTACCTTTAGAATTTATTCGGGCTTTAACTAAACTCGGTTAA
- a CDS encoding plastocyanin/azurin family copper-binding protein, whose amino-acid sequence MKKFLVTKFRLQSLYFIFQFSLIFSLSFVNFTPSAIAANLPSDLLKQPATEITVSLGNAANELKFEPNHFEFIAGKRYLLQLKNPSQLKHYFTAKDFADGIWTQKVEAGKVEIKGSIHELELKPSAEAEWVFVPLKSGKYNLRCTIPGHTEAGMTGEIIISSS is encoded by the coding sequence ATGAAAAAATTTTTAGTAACAAAATTCAGACTTCAGAGTTTATACTTCATATTTCAATTCTCTTTGATATTTAGCCTGAGTTTTGTTAATTTTACGCCATCAGCTATTGCAGCAAATCTTCCTAGCGATTTGCTCAAACAACCAGCTACAGAAATTACAGTTAGCTTGGGTAATGCGGCTAATGAACTCAAATTTGAACCCAATCATTTCGAGTTTATTGCAGGTAAACGCTATCTACTGCAACTCAAAAATCCCAGCCAATTAAAGCATTATTTTACTGCTAAAGATTTTGCTGATGGTATTTGGACGCAAAAAGTAGAAGCGGGAAAAGTAGAAATTAAAGGGTCTATTCACGAACTGGAACTAAAACCTAGTGCTGAAGCCGAATGGGTTTTTGTTCCTTTAAAAAGCGGTAAATATAACTTACGCTGTACAATACCAGGACATACAGAAGCGGGGATGACTGGAGAAATCATCATCAGTAGTTCATAA
- a CDS encoding glutamate ligase domain-containing protein codes for MNIDSVLQPLQHFGVNLGLSRIVKLLANLGNPHERISVIHVAGTNGKGSVCAYLSSVLTAAGYRTGRYISPHLIDWTERICINEQAISAEELSQLLQKVQAAVSGDDEYPTQFEIITAAAWLYFAQQQVDIAVIEVGLGGRLDATNVCSEPLVTVITSISREHWQQLGPTVANIAREKAGIIKPGCPVVMGSLPTDAEKVVRSRAAELQCPIFTPQPALQISPSWAEYQSLQYPPNSIQYPLPLQGQIQLANSALALATLEILQQQGWEILESAIINGMANTKWPGRMQWLTWNNHKLLIDGAHNPAAAQVLRNYVDSLNPENVTWIIGMLSTKDHTEIFQALLQTNDKLYLVPVPDNNSANPQELANLANNICPELNLCQTYPDVSSALTSAFTNTNNLVVLCGSLYLIGHFLGTLNPS; via the coding sequence GTGAATATCGATTCTGTACTTCAACCTTTGCAACATTTTGGTGTAAATCTGGGACTGTCGCGGATTGTCAAACTATTGGCAAACCTGGGCAACCCTCATGAACGCATCTCAGTCATTCACGTTGCTGGGACAAATGGGAAAGGTTCTGTCTGTGCTTATCTCTCTTCAGTACTTACCGCAGCTGGTTATCGGACAGGGCGTTACATTTCGCCCCATTTAATTGATTGGACAGAACGAATTTGTATCAATGAACAAGCAATTTCGGCTGAGGAATTAAGTCAGCTTTTACAAAAAGTCCAAGCGGCTGTTTCTGGTGATGACGAATATCCGACTCAGTTTGAAATTATTACTGCGGCTGCTTGGCTGTATTTTGCCCAGCAGCAAGTTGATATTGCCGTGATAGAAGTTGGGTTAGGGGGACGTTTAGATGCGACTAATGTTTGTTCTGAACCTTTGGTGACGGTGATTACTTCCATTAGCCGCGAACATTGGCAACAACTAGGCCCCACAGTAGCCAATATTGCTAGAGAAAAAGCCGGAATTATTAAGCCTGGGTGTCCGGTTGTCATGGGTTCATTGCCAACCGATGCCGAAAAAGTTGTGCGATCGCGTGCCGCAGAATTACAATGCCCAATATTTACACCCCAACCAGCACTGCAAATCTCTCCAAGCTGGGCAGAATATCAATCACTTCAATATCCTCCAAATTCAATTCAATACCCTCTACCATTACAAGGGCAAATTCAATTAGCTAACTCAGCTTTAGCTTTAGCAACCTTAGAAATTCTCCAACAACAAGGTTGGGAAATTCTGGAATCAGCCATTATCAATGGTATGGCAAACACCAAATGGCCAGGAAGAATGCAATGGCTAACTTGGAACAACCATAAATTATTAATTGACGGCGCACATAACCCCGCAGCAGCCCAAGTCTTACGTAATTACGTAGATAGTCTAAATCCCGAAAATGTAACTTGGATAATTGGTATGCTCTCCACAAAAGACCATACAGAAATTTTCCAAGCCCTACTACAAACAAACGATAAATTATATTTAGTACCAGTTCCAGATAACAATTCAGCCAATCCGCAAGAATTAGCAAATCTGGCTAATAATATTTGCCCAGAACTAAATTTGTGTCAAACATATCCAGATGTATCATCAGCATTAACATCAGCTTTTACTAATACAAATAATTTAGTCGTTTTGTGTGGTTCTCTTTATCTAATCGGACACTTTTTAGGAACATTAAATCCTTCTTGA
- the uvsE gene encoding UV DNA damage repair endonuclease UvsE — protein sequence MTTIEFQNLGNQQRSPQTILPNLGLVCITISQKVRFKTITRTRYLKLSLKERESILRELYQHNLQRLHDALTFCEQNEIRLYRMTSNLFPMNDLEDKIGENLLEEMADELGKIGQRAVALGIRMVLHPDQFVVLSSDSPEIIQTSINILARHARDLDLLGLPRSPWSLMNIHGGKSQRAEKLIQVISELPEAIKSRLTLENDEYAYSASEILAVCQAAKIPLVFDAHHHICHENLDSYNEPSVATMLEAARETWTNPDWQLVHISNGETAFKDRKHSDFIHAMPDIYYQVPWIEVEAKRKEEAIAHLRSWWLVGQ from the coding sequence ATGACCACCATTGAATTTCAAAATCTAGGTAATCAACAGCGATCGCCTCAAACTATTCTGCCAAACTTAGGCTTAGTTTGTATTACAATTTCTCAAAAAGTCCGCTTTAAAACAATCACACGCACACGCTATTTAAAACTATCCCTAAAAGAACGAGAAAGTATCTTGCGAGAGCTTTATCAACATAACTTACAGCGATTGCATGATGCTTTGACTTTTTGTGAACAGAATGAAATTCGCCTTTATCGTATGACTTCTAATTTATTTCCGATGAATGATTTAGAAGACAAAATTGGCGAAAATCTCTTAGAAGAAATGGCTGATGAGTTGGGCAAAATTGGTCAACGTGCAGTCGCCCTTGGTATCAGAATGGTATTACATCCTGATCAATTTGTGGTGCTGAGTTCCGATTCACCAGAAATTATACAAACCAGTATTAATATCTTAGCCAGACACGCGCGGGACTTAGATTTACTGGGTTTACCTCGTTCGCCTTGGTCGTTGATGAACATTCATGGCGGTAAATCGCAACGCGCCGAAAAGTTGATACAAGTGATTTCAGAATTACCAGAAGCGATTAAAAGTCGCTTAACTTTAGAAAACGACGAATACGCCTATAGTGCCAGTGAAATTTTAGCAGTGTGCCAAGCCGCGAAAATTCCCTTGGTGTTTGACGCGCATCACCATATTTGCCACGAAAATTTAGACAGCTACAATGAGCCGAGTGTGGCTACTATGCTTGAGGCGGCTAGGGAAACTTGGACAAATCCAGATTGGCAATTAGTTCATATTTCCAACGGTGAAACAGCCTTTAAGGATAGAAAACACAGTGATTTTATTCATGCTATGCCTGATATTTATTATCAAGTACCGTGGATAGAAGTGGAAGCCAAACGCAAAGAAGAAGCGATCGCCCATTTGCGTAGTTGGTGGCTTGTGGGACAATAA
- a CDS encoding photosystem II protein Y: protein MDIDFRVAIVLAPIAVAAGWAVFNIGAAALRQVQNFLNREA from the coding sequence ATGGATATCGATTTTCGTGTAGCGATCGTTTTAGCGCCTATTGCTGTTGCTGCTGGCTGGGCTGTTTTTAACATCGGTGCAGCAGCTTTGAGACAAGTGCAAAACTTTTTGAATAGAGAAGCATAA
- a CDS encoding Hsp70 family protein, which yields MAIAIDFGTSNTVIARWNPVTQQAETLSLPGLSIQQSLNPPLIPSLVYVEDAAQSKVLVGQQVRDRGLDLKGESRFFRSFKRGIGAEIQGFLPELDGQAVTFEQVGQWFLNQVIEKLAPLEGGLDSLILTVPVDSFEAYRHWLGKVCQSLPVEQVRMLDEPTAAALGYGLADQENLLVIDFGGGTLDLSLVKLDKGAQGNTKPIGFLLKWGNKSLAEDSKQKVKMARVLAKAGQNLGGTDIDNWLVDYFAKTQDLAVSPLTTRLAEKVKIQLSTQNQASEVYFDDETFESYELNLDRDNLDNILKEQGFFERLDESMTNLLQQARRQGIELADINAVLLVGGTVQLPAVQTWVKQYFAPEKIRCERPFEAIAQGALQLSQGVEIKDFLYHSYGIRYWDRRNQRHSWHPIIKSGQAYPMNQAVELFLGASVENQPSIELIIGELGADTGNTEVYFDGDRLITRRLDSGETTVKPLNDSAGARTIAQLTPPGYPGSDRVKILFQVDEQRFLRITVEDLLTNDTLLENELVAKLS from the coding sequence ATGGCGATCGCAATCGATTTTGGTACTAGCAACACAGTCATTGCCCGTTGGAATCCCGTCACCCAACAGGCGGAGACTTTGAGTTTACCTGGTTTATCAATTCAACAAAGTCTCAATCCTCCACTCATTCCCAGCTTGGTATATGTGGAAGACGCAGCCCAGAGTAAAGTTTTAGTAGGGCAGCAAGTACGCGATCGCGGTTTGGATCTCAAAGGCGAATCTCGATTTTTCCGCAGTTTTAAGCGCGGTATCGGCGCAGAAATTCAAGGCTTTTTACCGGAATTAGACGGACAAGCCGTCACCTTTGAGCAAGTTGGACAATGGTTTCTCAATCAAGTAATTGAAAAACTAGCACCCTTAGAAGGTGGCTTAGACTCTCTGATATTAACCGTCCCCGTCGATAGTTTTGAAGCCTACCGCCACTGGTTAGGTAAAGTTTGCCAAAGCCTCCCAGTCGAACAAGTGCGGATGTTGGATGAACCCACAGCCGCCGCCTTGGGTTATGGTTTGGCTGATCAAGAAAATCTTTTGGTGATTGATTTTGGTGGCGGGACTTTAGATTTATCTTTAGTTAAGTTAGATAAAGGCGCACAAGGTAATACTAAACCCATCGGATTTTTGCTGAAGTGGGGGAACAAATCGTTAGCAGAAGATTCCAAGCAAAAAGTCAAAATGGCGCGTGTGTTGGCAAAAGCTGGACAAAATTTAGGTGGTACAGATATTGACAATTGGTTAGTTGATTACTTCGCCAAAACTCAAGATTTGGCGGTGAGTCCATTAACAACGAGATTAGCTGAAAAAGTCAAAATTCAGCTATCAACTCAAAACCAAGCTAGTGAAGTTTATTTTGATGATGAAACATTTGAAAGTTACGAATTAAATTTAGACAGGGATAATTTAGATAATATCCTCAAAGAACAGGGATTTTTTGAGCGACTAGATGAATCAATGACCAATCTGTTGCAGCAAGCACGCCGCCAGGGAATTGAACTTGCAGATATTAATGCTGTGTTGTTAGTTGGGGGAACAGTGCAACTACCAGCAGTGCAGACATGGGTAAAACAGTATTTTGCGCCAGAAAAAATTCGCTGTGAACGTCCGTTTGAAGCGATCGCCCAAGGTGCATTACAGTTATCTCAAGGCGTGGAAATCAAAGACTTTCTCTACCACAGTTACGGGATTCGTTATTGGGATCGACGTAACCAACGCCACAGTTGGCATCCGATTATTAAATCAGGGCAAGCTTACCCGATGAATCAAGCTGTAGAGTTATTTTTAGGCGCATCTGTGGAGAATCAACCCAGCATTGAGTTAATTATTGGGGAATTAGGCGCAGACACAGGCAACACCGAAGTTTATTTTGATGGCGATCGCTTAATTACTCGCCGTCTCGATAGCGGTGAAACCACCGTCAAACCGTTGAATGATAGCGCAGGCGCAAGAACCATTGCTCAACTTACACCGCCAGGGTATCCGGGGAGCGATCGGGTAAAAATCCTCTTTCAAGTTGATGAACAACGGTTTTTACGCATCACCGTTGAGGATTTGTTGACGAATGACACCTTGTTAGAAAATGAGCTTGTGGCAAAGTTGAGTTAA
- a CDS encoding TIGR02652 family protein, producing the protein MMNPGLQYPIFGHEIQCPHCRQTIPALTLTDTYLCPRHGAFEANPKTEELIHLQSGRHWRRWNGEWYRQHTHPDGIRFEIHEALDKLYTQGYRATKVIIARRYQELMSGYLERSTPWRSGQPETTSARLYGLPVEFSPDSSEEPSWEVINFDLEKEPGVPVRYPYFRLFE; encoded by the coding sequence ATGATGAATCCAGGTTTGCAGTACCCAATATTTGGTCACGAAATTCAGTGTCCCCACTGTCGGCAGACTATTCCGGCTTTGACACTTACAGATACCTATCTTTGTCCTCGTCATGGCGCATTTGAGGCCAACCCTAAGACTGAGGAGTTAATTCATCTACAGTCAGGTCGTCATTGGCGCAGATGGAATGGGGAATGGTATAGACAACACACTCATCCTGATGGGATACGGTTTGAAATTCACGAGGCTTTAGACAAACTGTATACCCAAGGCTACCGAGCAACAAAGGTAATTATTGCCAGACGTTATCAGGAATTGATGAGTGGTTATTTAGAACGCAGTACCCCTTGGCGTTCTGGACAGCCAGAGACGACATCGGCGCGACTTTATGGTTTACCAGTAGAATTTAGTCCCGATTCCTCAGAAGAACCCTCCTGGGAAGTGATTAATTTCGACTTGGAAAAAGAGCCGGGAGTGCCTGTGCGCTATCCTTATTTCAGGTTGTTTGAGTAA